In Aspergillus fumigatus Af293 chromosome 6, whole genome shotgun sequence, the genomic window AGTGTGATGTAGGCTTGATCAGTATCAGTTTTGGCTGCGATGGCCTCTTTCTGATCAGCCATGATGATGGGACTGATTGTGAGATCATCCGTCTTCGCTCGGGGGACGCAGTGTACATGGATGGCACCTCTCGCTTTGCATGGCACGCAGTCCCGAAAATTGTCCCTGGCACTTGCCCGGATTGGTTGGCTGATTGGCCAAGTAAATCCGAGACACCTGATAAGACAGCATTTGGCAAGTGGAGGGGCTGGATGGCCGGCAAGCGGGTAAATCTGAACGTCCGACAAATGTCTGCAACTGACTCTCATGGGTGACGGCCAGGGGTATCGGATTCTATGATATCCCTCTCAGTTCTATGCATATAGGCTATATGCCAGTCAGAGACGAGCGTCATGTACTCCAGCGAGGGCCAGGCTGGTCGTCTGTCGCAACGGGAAAGACAATCCTGATAGCCAGGAGAATCTACCGTCTAGTTTGGCGTATACAAGGCTGTCATATATCGACACCAACATCCCTTCCGGCTGGCACCAATGATGATCTATGAGCTATTCCAGCTCAATGTCTCGTGTGCACTGTTAATGGATCATGGGATTTTATATATATGCCTCCGTCTGAGCTTACCAGCCTAGTGAGACCTGGTACTGAAACCAGTGATTGGGAGATTATTGTAGCAGGCCCCTATGAAACAGGCAatgcagaagctgaagaaaatgaaaatatAGAGTAGATTGGCCTGTTAATACTACGCTGAGGGTCAAAACTTTGTTCTTTGAACAGTACCTTCTAAATGTTCATAGTGCCGATATCCATTGCGGGAAAAAGCAAGAGATTCGCCAGGCCTAGGTACTAGCCAACCTACTTATCAACATTACTGAGCTTCCCCAATGCCGAATATGTACCATAGGACTCCAACTACTCCATAGGCTCACATCCAATGGTTCTCCAACTTTATATTTCTGTTGGAGAATAGGTAGAATACGAGGTGCATCTCAGATGTTAGTGGACAGATAACGCTGCCCCACGTTCCCCGCTGCGACTGACTATCGTCTCGCACAAGATTCCGCATAATCATCGACGGCCTCGGTTATCCCCACGGTATCTCAGTCCAGGGCATGTCTCTCGACCTGCCTAATCGGAAAAGATATGAGGTTCCTGACACCTAAGATAAGGAGATGACCCCATTCTCCAACTGCCTGCACCCGATTTAAGGCAGCCGTTTCTACCGGACGAGTTATCCCTCACACTACTCCATTACTCTATCCCATACATTCTAGCAAAACAGCTGTTAAGTCACAATGACTGTAGACTGGAGGACCTTGGCAGATGCCAAACGTCAGTCCATCCTCAATGCGATTCCTGCAAAATGGAGGATTCAGAATCCGATCCCATCACCATCCGAGCTACGGGATGTTACTGGTTACATTGAGCAGTTCTTGACCGCTCGGGAGCTAGAGATCACAGGAAACGATGCTGTGGACATCGTGAAGCAGACGACGTCTGGTAACTGGACTGCTGTGGAGGTAACAGAGGCATTTTGCCATAGAGCTGCTCTAGCACACCAGCTTGTACGTCTGCTGGCAACTATACCGTATGCCGATTGTTGACAGTGTCCAGGTGAACTGTCTGCATGAAGTATTCTTCGAGGCAGCGATTGAAGATGCCAGAAGACTCGATGCCTACTTTGCAGAGCATAAGAAGCCTGTTGGGCCTCTTCACGGTCTTCCGGTCAGTCTGAAGGACCAGTTTCATGTGCGAGGCGTGGAGACGACGATGGGATACGTGGGCTGGATCGGTACATTCCAGGGCAAGAAGGGAGATCCGAGAAGAGGCGTATTTGAAAGCGAGCTTGTCAGGGAGCTTCGCAACCTCGGGGCTGTGCCATACTGCAAGACAAGTGTGCCTGCGACTCTGATGACAGGAGAAACTGTCAACCATATCATCAAGTATACAACTAACCCGCAGAACCGACTCCTCTCGTGTGGAGGAAGCTCGGGCGGAGAAGGCGCGCTTATCGCTCTGAGAGGCTCTCCTGGAGGTTTCGGCACTGATATTGGCGGCAGTGTCCGTATACCGGCTGTATTTAACGGCCTCTATGGGCTCCGTCCCTCGTCCGGCAGGATGCCTTACGAGGGTGCTGCAAACTCCATAGACGGCCAAAATACCATCCTATCTGTCATCGGCCCGCTTGCAACAACAGTGCGCTCTCTGAGACTCCTTTTCAAGGCTGTACTCAGCCAAGAGCCTTGGTTTCATGATCCCCTGGTGCTCGAGGTGCCCTGGCGTGAAGATATTGAACGAGAGGTGGGGGCTCTGGTGAAGCAGTCAGCAACTGATCCTTCCAAGCTTGCCTTTGCTGTGATGCACAATGACGGGATAGTCATGCCTCACCCTCCGATTGCACGGGCTATGAAGACCGTTGAGGAGGTGCTGAAAAAGCTCGGACATAGGGTACGAGGATTATAGCACTGGTGTATGACCCATGTCAAGCTGACAAAGTTGGATTCAGGTCATTGAGTGGAAGCCTCCTTCTCACAGTATCGCAGTCGACTTGGCCGTATGTTTCGTCCCCTGTCCTCTTTTTCTGGGCTCTAAGTATACTAACTCCGACAGAATCAAGCTTTCACCTCCGACGGTGGAGCAGATATCGAGTATCACTTTGGCctatctggagaagagccTGCTCCACAGATCATAGTCGACACTAAACTCCCCCACAAGACAGCTCAGGAAGTTGCAGCCTTGAATGTCAAGAAGCGAGAATACCAGAAGCTCTATATGGAATACTGGAATAGTACCGCGGAACTGACAGGCACGGGACGGCCGGTGGACGGACTCATCTGTCCATGTGCACCGCACGCGGCCGTGATCCCTCAGAAATATCGTCACGTTGGCTATACATCATTCGTGAATCTGCTGGACTACACGAGTGTCGTGTTCCCGGTGACTCGTGCAGACAAAACGATTGATGTCTCTCAACCACGAACTGACTTCTTCAGCGAGGTGGATAGGCTAAGCTATGAAGATTGTGAGCCCATCATCTTGGTTCACCAGATTCTTTTTGTGAGATGATTGCTAATCCGTCTTAGATGATGCCGACATCTACCACGGGGCGCCGGCGGGGCTTCAGATCGTCGGACGACGAttccaggaggagaaaatGCTGACATTAGCTGAGTATATTGGTgaaaaggtcaaggagacATCACAATAGGTCT contains:
- the gmdA gene encoding putative general amidase GmdA gives rise to the protein MTVDWRTLADAKRQSILNAIPAKWRIQNPIPSPSELRDVTGYIEQFLTARELEITGNDAVDIVKQTTSGNWTAVEVTEAFCHRAALAHQLVNCLHEVFFEAAIEDARRLDAYFAEHKKPVGPLHGLPVSLKDQFHVRGVETTMGYVGWIGTFQGKKGDPRRGVFESELVRELRNLGAVPYCKTSVPATLMTGETVNHIIKYTTNPQNRLLSCGGSSGGEGALIALRGSPGGFGTDIGGSVRIPAVFNGLYGLRPSSGRMPYEGAANSIDGQNTILSVIGPLATTVRSLRLLFKAVLSQEPWFHDPLVLEVPWREDIEREVGALVKQSATDPSKLAFAVMHNDGIVMPHPPIARAMKTVEEVLKKLGHRVIEWKPPSHSIAVDLANQAFTSDGGADIEYHFGLSGEEPAPQIIVDTKLPHKTAQEVAALNVKKREYQKLYMEYWNSTAELTGTGRPVDGLICPCAPHAAVIPQKYRHVGYTSFVNLLDYTSVVFPVTRADKTIDVSQPRTDFFSEVDRLSYEDYDADIYHGAPAGLQIVGRRFQEEKMLTLAEYIGEKVKETSQ